One segment of Manihot esculenta cultivar AM560-2 chromosome 4, M.esculenta_v8, whole genome shotgun sequence DNA contains the following:
- the LOC110613419 gene encoding pentatricopeptide repeat-containing protein At4g35130, chloroplastic, which translates to MAARLVCSYFSYPYSPEDISRKQLGSPKSTPIPDRVVNPTAAKSSCTYRQQSKTSKSRSIRSNDLNLIRALCAFVDSGSMNNALYLFEKMNHSETYIWNVIIRGFSNIGLFQGTIDFYRRMEFEGITTDHFTFPFVIKACGRLLSLFDGQKVHGKLIKNGLDVDLYVCNSLIDMYFKLGLTEYAEKIFEEMPVRDLVSWNSMVSGYQMVGDGLKSLMCFREMLNSGWKTDRPSMISALGGCSIERCLHGGKEIHCQVIRSGLQLDIMVQTSLIDMYAKSGKMDHAESVFNRISSRNLVAWNAVIGGYTLNGHFHKSFACLKRMQEDNFIPDAITMINLLPSCSQLGALLEGKCIHGFAIRKMFVPHIVLETALIDMYGKCGDLKSAECVFGHLNEKNLISWNAMIAAYVQNGCTREALELFHRLQNEPFKPDTVTISSILPAYAELASVSECRQVHAYITKLELSSNTFTSNAMVYTYGKCGDLQSARKYFDKMLFRDVVSWNSMIMAYAIHGFGTTAIQLFFKMGEKGIKPNGSTFVSLLSSCSISGLVDEGWKFFNSMKRDYNIDHGIEHFGCMLDLLGRTGNLHAAKQFIEEMPLAPTARIWGSLLTASRNNNDIVLAEFAAKQILSLDHDNTGCYVLLSNMYEEAGRWEDAEQIKFLMKTKGIVKTIACCMIEGNGKSHRFVNQDKSHDQINMIYDVLDIILKKIGEYIYVDSLKKFIPEDLVDKKTNSPTNHCVKIAICFGLISTAIGNPIIIRKNTRICKDCHGAAKKISQVTKRKIIVGDSKIFHHFEDGCCSCGDYW; encoded by the coding sequence ATGGCCGCAAGACTTGTGTGTAGCTACTTCTCCTATCCCTACTCTCCTGAAGATATTAGTCGAAAACAACTGGGATCACCAAAATCGACTCCAATCCCCGACCGCGTCGTCAATCCAACAGCCGCAAAATCATCTTGTACTTATAGACAGCAATCAAAGACTTCGAAATCTCGTTCTATTAGGTCCAACGATCTCAATCTCATAAGGGCACTTTGTGCTTTTGTTGATTCTGGTTCCATGAATAATGCTCTCTATCTGTTTGAGAAAATGAATCACTCGGAAACCTATATATGGAATGTTATTATTAGAGGTTTCTCCAATATTGGGTTGTTTCAAGGAACTATTGATTTTTACCGCAggatggaatttgaagggattACAACTGATCATTTTACATTTCCTTTTGTGATCAAAGCCTGTGGCCGGCTATTATCTTTGTTTGATGGGCAAAAGGTTCACGGCAAGTTGATTAAGAATGGATTGGATGTTGATCTCTACGTTTGTAATTCCCTTATTGATATGTACTTCAAACTTGGGCTTACCGAGTATGCAGAGAAGATTTTTGAAGAAATGCCTGTGAGGGACTTAGTTTCGTGGAATTCTATGGTTAGCGGATATCAAATGGTTGGTGACGGGTTGAAGTCCCTGATGTGCTTTAGGGAAATGTTAAATTCTGGATGGAAAACCGATAGACCCAGCATGATAAGTGCTCTTGGCGGTTGTTCCATTGAGCGTTGTCTGCATGGTGGGAAGGAAATTCATTGCCAAGTGATTAGAAGTGGGCTTCAATTGGACATAATGGTGCAGACATCACTTATTGATATGTATGCCAAGAGTGGTAAAATGGATCATGCAGAGAGTGTATTTAATAGAATTTCATCAAGGAATTTAGTAGCTTGGAATGCTGTTATTGGTGGGTATACTCTAAACGGACATTTTCACAAGTCATTTGCTTGCTTGAAAAGAATGCAAGAGGATAACTTTATTCCAGATGCTATTACAATGATAAATTTGCTTCCGTCTTGTTCACAATTAGGAGCTCTATTGGAAGGTAAATGTATCCATGGTTTTGCCATTAGAAAAATGTTTGTCCCTCATATAGTGCTGGAAACTGCTCTAATTGACATGTATGGAAAATGTGGAGATTTGAAGTCCGCTGAATGTGTATTTGGtcatttaaatgaaaaaaacttgatatcatggaatgccaTGATAGCTGCTTATGTACAAAATGGATGTACTCGAGAAGCTTTGGAATTATTTCATCGCCTTCAGAATGAGCCTTTCAAACCAGACACAGTTACAATTTCAAGCATCCTACCTGCCTATGCTGAATTAGCCTCAGTGAGTGAGTGTAGACAGGTTCATGCTTATATTACAAAATTAGAGCTTAGTTCAAATACTTTCACCTCAAATGCCATGGTTTACACGTATGGAAAATGTGGTGATCTTCAGTCCGCAAGAAAGTATTTTGACAAGATGCTATTTAGGGATGTAGTTTCTTGGAATTCAATGATTATGGCGTATGCTATTCATGGGTTTGGAACAACTGCCATACAGTTGTTCTTCAAAATGGGGGAAAAGGGCATCAAACCCAATGGGAGTACTTTTGTTTCCCTATTATCATCATGCAGCATCTCTGGACTAGTAGACGAAGGATGGAAGTTCTTCAATTCTATGAAAAGGGACTATAACATTGATCATGGAATAGAGCATTTTGGTTGTATGCTAGATCTTCTTGGACGCACTGGAAATCTTCATGCAGCCAAGCAGTTCATTGAAGAGATGCCTTTGGCCCCAACAGCCAGGATATGGGGTTCTTTACTAACTGCAAGTAGGAACAACAATGACATAGTCTTAGCTGAATTTGCAGCTAAGCAGATTTTGTCCTTGGACCATGACAATACAGGTTGCTATGTTTTGCTTTCTAATATGTATGAAGAAGCTGGAAGGTGGGAAGATGCAGAACAGATTAAATTTCTTATGAAGACAAAAGGCATAGTGAAGACAATTGCTTGCTGTATGATTGAGGGAAACGGTAAAAGTCACAGGTTTGTCAATCAGGACAAGTCTCATGACCAAATAAACATGATTTATGATGTTTTGGATATTATCTTGAAGAAGATTGGGGAATACATCTATGTTGATTCCCTTAAAAAGTTCATACCAGAAGACTTGGTTGATAAGAAAACGAATTCACCAACGAATCATTGTGTGAAAATAGCTATCTGCTTTGGCTTGATCTCTACTGCAATTGGAAATCCTATCATTataagaaagaacacaagaatATGTAAAGATTGCCACGGTGCTGCAAAGAAGATTTCACAAGttactaaaagaaaaataatagtgGGAGATTCAAAAATTTTTCACCACTTTGAGGATGGGTGTTGCTCGTGTGGCGATTATTGGTAA